Proteins found in one Asterias amurensis chromosome 13, ASM3211899v1 genomic segment:
- the LOC139946367 gene encoding apolipoprotein D-like isoform X1 yields the protein MKSGAFVILGLVLAGLVACSQAEVFSWGRCPTVEVKNDFDLTALLGRWFQILRFKSSFAGGEGNRCMTQDYSARDDGKVKIVNSEIDESTGEPISVEGYAYAPNPEEPAKLKVDLTPGFEGEIWVLDTDYENFAMLHNCKDYYFFNLQLNWLHSRTRTLETGDVQDALKKFEDAGIDVSGFIKSDQTGCSE from the exons ATGAAGAGTGGTGCGTTCGTAATTCTCGGCCTTGTCCTTGCCGGACTCGTGGCGTGCTCTCAGGCAGAGGTGTTTTCCTGGGGCAGGTGTCCCACGGTGGAAGTAAAGAATGACTTCGACCTAACGGCACTTTTAG GAAGATGGTTTCAGATCCTTCGCTTCAAGAGTTCATTCGCCGGCGGGGAGGGAAATCGATGTATGACACAAGATTATTCAGCAAGAGACGACGGCAAAGTTAAGATAGTGAACTCCGAAATAGACGAGTCTACCGGAGAGCCAATCTCAGTCGAAGGGTACGCTTATGCACCAAACCCCGAGGAACCAGCCAAGCTGAAAGTAGATCTCA CTCCGGGCTTTGAGGGTGAAATATGGGTGCTCGACACTGACTACGAAAACTTCGCCATGTTGCACAACTGCAAAGACTACTACTTCTTCAACCTCCAGCTGAACTGGCTCCACAGCCGAACCCGTACCCTCGAGACTGGTGATGTGCAAGACGCATTGAAAAAGTTCGAAGACGCTGGGATTGACGTGTCCGGTTTTATCAAGTCTGACCAGACTGGTTGTTCTGAGTAA
- the LOC139946367 gene encoding apolipoprotein D-like isoform X2 produces MDISTRSLSRSPSRGLRKAPSRPNVRRWFQILRFKSSFAGGEGNRCMTQDYSARDDGKVKIVNSEIDESTGEPISVEGYAYAPNPEEPAKLKVDLTPGFEGEIWVLDTDYENFAMLHNCKDYYFFNLQLNWLHSRTRTLETGDVQDALKKFEDAGIDVSGFIKSDQTGCSE; encoded by the exons atggatatcagcacgcggagcctgagccggagcccaagccgtggtctgagaaaggcccctagtcggccgaatgtta GAAGATGGTTTCAGATCCTTCGCTTCAAGAGTTCATTCGCCGGCGGGGAGGGAAATCGATGTATGACACAAGATTATTCAGCAAGAGACGACGGCAAAGTTAAGATAGTGAACTCCGAAATAGACGAGTCTACCGGAGAGCCAATCTCAGTCGAAGGGTACGCTTATGCACCAAACCCCGAGGAACCAGCCAAGCTGAAAGTAGATCTCA CTCCGGGCTTTGAGGGTGAAATATGGGTGCTCGACACTGACTACGAAAACTTCGCCATGTTGCACAACTGCAAAGACTACTACTTCTTCAACCTCCAGCTGAACTGGCTCCACAGCCGAACCCGTACCCTCGAGACTGGTGATGTGCAAGACGCATTGAAAAAGTTCGAAGACGCTGGGATTGACGTGTCCGGTTTTATCAAGTCTGACCAGACTGGTTGTTCTGAGTAA
- the LOC139946366 gene encoding apolipoprotein D-like, with product MKSGATVILGLVLAGLVACSQAQVFSWGRCPTVEVKNDFNTTAYFGRWFEILRFENTRFEEGSRCIHAEYSAGDDGQVKVVNSAIDEATGEPNSVEGYAYAPNPEVPAKLKVQFGESFFAGNYWVLDTDYETFSMVHSCTGLFFFNFQINWLLSPTQTLESGAVQDALRKFEDAGIDVSRFIESNQRGCPEF from the exons ATGAAGAGTGGTGCGACCGTAATTCTCGGCCTGGTCCTTGCCGGACTTGTGGCGTGCTCTCAGGCACAGGTTTTCTCATGGGGCAGGTGTCCCACTGTGGAAGTGAAGAATGACTTCAACACAACGGCATATTTCG GCAGATGGTTTGAGATCCTTCGCTTCGAGAATACTAGATTCGAGGAGGGTTCTCGATGTATCCATGCCGAGTATTCAGCAGGAGACGACGGTCAAGTTAAGGTAGTGAACTCCGCCATAGACGAGGCTACCGGAGAGCCAAACTCAGTCGAAGGGTACGCTTATGCACCAAATCCTGAGGTACCAGCCAAGCTGAAAGTACAGTTCG GAGAGTCATTCTTTGCTGGAAATTACTGGGTGCTCGACACCGACTACGAAACGTTCTCCATGGTGCACTCCTGCACtgggctcttcttcttcaactTCCAAATCAACTGGCTTCTCAGCCCAACCCAGACCCTCGAGTCTGGTGCCGTGCAAGACGCCTTGAGAAAGTTCGAAGACGCTGGGATTGATGTCTCTCGTTTCATCGAGTCTAACCAGAGAGGATGTCCTGAGTTCTAG